The proteins below come from a single Triticum aestivum cultivar Chinese Spring chromosome 5D, IWGSC CS RefSeq v2.1, whole genome shotgun sequence genomic window:
- the LOC123125117 gene encoding uncharacterized protein yields MAKARRRRVPAFGEWNYNYHHDEPHAAAATACYATPEPEACSDVWFRYSPPPGKPTPKKQARRRPEGDVSRERSTAKGGDSRRVVRPVDGDLYQVPPPELAPHRGPRKTGSMWMGCLGLSSCVD; encoded by the exons ATGGCG AAGGCGAGGAGGCGTCGCGTGCCGGCGTTCGGGGAGTGGAACTACAACTACCACCACGACGAGCCGCATGCGGCGGCGGCGACCGCGTGCTACgccacgccggagccggaggcctGCAGCGACGTGTGGTTCAGGTACTCGCCGCCCCCGGGCAAACCCACGCCCAAGAAGCAGGCGAGGAGGCGGCCCGAGGGCGACGTGTCCCGGGAGCGCTCGACGGCCAAAGGCGGCGACTCCAGGCGGGTGGTGCGGCCAGTCGACGGggacctgtaccaggtgccaccgCCGGAGCTCGCCCCCCACCGGGGGCCGAGGAAG ACGGGGAGCATGTGGATGGGATGCCTGGGCCTCAGCTCATGCGTCGACTGA